The Manihot esculenta cultivar AM560-2 chromosome 1, M.esculenta_v8, whole genome shotgun sequence genome has a window encoding:
- the LOC122722271 gene encoding receptor-like protein 35: MGTSTANVVEILALLILLQSVSSFCNGDNFNGSCIKTEREALVKFKSSLLNNSNSLPSWVGDDCCRWDGVTCDNITGHVVKLVLSWAPIMGNISLHLGNLSNLQYLDLSLNPSLVIHSLHFPSSLKYLYLPFVVLDKCDNWLQSINMLPSLLELELWNCELSIIGDVSHVNFTSLEVLNLGWNNFHSTIPRWLYNITKLQNLVLHSGPFRGSLSTDISNLKSLASLDADSNSLEGNIPNTLNRLCNLIELYLGYNKFSGEISGTFGNSSGCIKNSLENLILLNNSFSSSIPDNLGQFKRLKDLSLSENSFWGSIPVSIGQLYNLERLEFSQNSLHGELSELHLLNLRSLIKLSMGGNSLVFDIDPEWIPPFQLDSIDL, translated from the coding sequence ATGGGAACATCAACTGCCAATGTTGTTGAGATTCTTGCCTTGCTCATTCTACTTCAAAGCGTTTCCTCCTTCTGCAATGGAGATAATTTCAATGGAAGCTGTATCAAGACTGAAAGAGAAGCTCTTGTGAAGTTCAAGTCAAGCCTCCTCAACAATTCAAACTCATTGCCTTCATGGGTGGGAGATGACTGCTGCAGATGGGACGGAGTCACTTGCGATAACATAACCGGTCATGTAGTTAAGCTCGTTCTTTCTTGGGCGCCCATCATGGGAAACATTTCCCTTCATCTTGGAAATCTTTCAAACTTGCAGTATCTTGATCTCAGTTTGAATCCTTCATTGGTAATCCACAGCCTCCATTTTCCATCTTCTTTGAAATACTTATACTTGCCGTTCGTGGTCCTGGACAAGTGTGACAATTGGTTGCAGTCAATAAACATGCTTCCTTCTTTACTAGAATTAGAATTGTGGAATTGTGAGCTTTCCATCATTGGTGATGTTTCACATGTCAATTTTACATCTCTTGAGGTTCTCAACCTTGGATGGAACAACTTCCATTCCACAATCCCTAGATGGTTATATAATAttaccaaacttcaaaatcttgttCTACACTCTGGTCCTTTCCGAGGGTCTCTTTCCACTGATATCAGTAATCTTAAATCTCTTGCTTCCCTTGATGCGGATTCTAATTCTTTGGAAGGCAACATACCCAACACGTTGAACAGGCTTTGCAATTTGATTGAGCTATACTTGGGTTACAACAAGTTCAGCGGTGAGATTTCCGGAACTTTTGGCAACTCATCCGGTTGCATCAAGAACAGTTTAGAGAATCTGATTCTTTTAAACAATTCCTTTTCTAGTAGTATTCCAGATAATTTGGGCCAATTTAAACGCCTGAAAGATCTTTCTCTTTCTGAAAACTCTTTCTGGGGTTCAATTCCTGTATCCATTGGACAGCTTTACAACCTTGAAAGACTAGAATTCAGTCAGAATTCATTGCATGGGGAGCTTTCTGAACTTCACTTGTTAAACCTCAGAAGCTTGATTAAGTTGAGTATGGGTGGGAATTCTTTAGTTTTTGATATTGATCCCGAATGGATACCTCCTTTTCAACTTGACTCGATTGATTtatga